A genomic window from Triticum urartu cultivar G1812 chromosome 7, Tu2.1, whole genome shotgun sequence includes:
- the LOC125525234 gene encoding disease resistance protein RPM1-like, which yields MDITCLEETMKSFLGQQKYLIILDDVWTTETSDDLSRVLTNNDNGSRIIMTTREGHVAALASPGHILTLAPLLEDKAWDLFCKKAFPRDTDHECPLELKPLSEQMVNKCKGLPLVIVLAGSLLCVREKTVEEWRRINDQLSWELNNNSRFDHIRNVLHLSFIYLPTHLKSCFLYCSLFPEDYLLKRKQLVRLWIAEGFIDGRGDSTLEEVAEGYLNELIDRNMLQLVERNNFGRMKRFRMHDILRELAVDLCQKNCFGTIYGDKCGGSLQMDGRRLVMHRVKKDIQQSFSSMHHLRTVITLDGCMPSFTLLPLLCNKSRYMTVLELSGLPIEKLPDAIGDLFNLRHLCLRDTKVKVLPKSVEKLSNLLTLDLHGSDIHELPSGIGKLKKLRHLFAEKTIDPDWREIQCCSGMCIPKGLGNLTNLQTLQALEAQDESVRHLWELTQLRSLRLWNVKGNYCGRIGESLVRMRLDVNASAENEVLLLNVCLPSLQKLYLRGRLVEGAFDESPLFQAVGGKNLHVLNLSLSQLREDPLPSLSRLSNLTRLQFTRAYNGEQLTFCIGWFPKLKILVLRDMPNLNRLEIHQGAMARLERLVLVNLSGMMEVPPGIEFLMPLQRLVFQEITDDFLTLLRECSAIRGAHAVYSLRY from the coding sequence ATGGACATCACATGCCTTGAAGAGACAATGAAGAGTTTTCTGGGGCAACAAAAATATTTGATCATATTGGATGATGTTTGGACTACAGAAACATCTGATGACTTGTCTAGGGTGCTTACTAATAATGATAATGGTAGTAGAATTATAATGACAACAAGGGAAGGCCATGTTGCTGCACTTGCCTCTCCAGGACACATCTTAACACTAGCACCTTTACTAGAAGATAAGGCATGGGATCTGTTCTGTAAAAAAGCCTTTCCAAGAGATACTGATCATGAATGTCCTTTGGAGTTGAAGCCTTTGTCCGAACAAATGGTTAACAAATGCAAAGGCTTGCCCCTTGTTATTGTATTAGCTGGTAGCCTTTTGTGTGTGCGCGAGAAAACTGTGGAAGAATGGAGAAGAATTAATGATCAATTGAGTTGGGAGCTAAATAACAATTCAAGGTTTGATCACATAAGGAATGTTTTGCATCTGAGCTTCATCTACCTTCCAACACACTTGAAAAGTTGTTTCCTGTACTGCAGCTTATTTCCAGAAGACTATCTTCTCAAAAGGAAACAACTTGTACGGTTATGGATAGCAGAGGGGTTCATCGATGGAAGGGGTGATAGCACATTAGAAGAAGTGGCAGAAGGCTATCTGAACGAGTTGATTGATAGAAACATGCTGCAACTTGTTGAAAGGAATAATTTTGGTAGGATGAAAAGATTCAGAATGCATGACATCTTACGTGAATTGGCAGTTGACTTGTGCCAGAAGAACTGTTTTGGTACTATATACGGGGATAAGTGTGGGGGTTCTCTACAGATGGATGGACGTCGATTGGTAATGCATAGAGTGAAGAAGGATATTCAGCAGTCATTTTCTAGCATGCACCACCTTCGAACTGTCATTACACTGGATGGCTGCATGCCATCATTCACTCTACTTCCTCTGCTATGTAACAAATCAAGATATATGACAGTGCTAGAATTAAGTGGTTTACCTATCGAGAAGCTTCCAGATGCTATTGGTGATCTTTTTAATCTCCGCCATTTGTGTTTACGTGATACAAAAGTGAAGGTGCTCCCGAAGTCTGTTGAGAAGCTTTCAAATTTGTTGACACTGGACCTTCATGGATCTGACATACATGAGTTGCCTAGTGGGATCGGGAAACTGAAGAAGCTTAGGCACTTATTTGCTGAGAAAACAATTGACCCAGATTGGAGAGAGATTCAATGTTGCAGTGGTATGTGTATCCCCAAAGGTCTTGGAAATCTAACAAATCTACAGACATTACAAGCATTGGAAGCACAAGATGAGTCTGTCAGACATTTATGGGAGCTGACGCAACTGAGAAGTTTGAGGTTATGGAATGTGAAAGGAAACTACTGTGGCCGCATCGGTGAGTCTCTAGTTCGGATGCGCCTAGATGTAAATGCAAGTGCTGAGAACGAGGTTCTCTTGTTGAATGTCTGCCTGCCAAGCCTGCAAAAGCTGTATTTGAGAGGACGACTAGTGGAAGGGGCTTTCGACGAGTCTCCTCTCTTCCAAGCTGTTGGGGGGAAGAACTTGCATGTATTGAATCTATCTTTATCACAATTGAGAGAAGACCCCTTGCCATCCCTTTCTCGGTTGTCAAATTTGACGCGTCTACAATTCACTAGAGCATACAACGGTGAGCAGCTGACATTTTGCATAGGGTGGTTTCCCAAGCTAAAGATTCTCGTTCTAAGAGACATGCCTAATCTGAATCGGCTAGAGATACATCAAGGTGCCATGGCGAGGCTGGAAAGATTAGTCTTAGTCAACCTCAGCGGTATGATGGAGGTCCCACCTGGCATTGAGTTTCTCATGCCTCTCCAGCGTCTGGTTTTCCAGGAAATCACCGATGACTTCTTGACATTGTTACGCGAATGTTCTGCAATTCGAGGGGCCCATGCGGTGTATTCTCTCCGATATTGA